The DNA segment CCTTGTTGATTTCCTACGAGAAGAGATGGAGGAAGAACCGGAGTTTGAGGAAAGTCTTCAGGAGGCTCAAGAGAAAATTAGCCAAAGGAACAAGTTGGCTGAGGAGGAGAATTTGGAAGGGCTTAGTGATGAGCTGTTCCCAGATGCTGTGGAGGTTGTTTGTCGTCATGATCGTGGTTCCGCTTCTCTTCTTCAGCGAAAGCTTTCTATTGGTTATGCGAGGGCTGCAAGGCTTTTGGATGCTCTAGAGGCTAAGGGCGTGGTTGGTCCTAAGGATGGTTCCAAACCCCGCGAACTTTTGGTTTCCGATCCCAGCGAAGTGCTGTAGTTTTTGCGCCGGGGGTACGCGTTTTCAAGAACCGCGCGCCCGACTAGTGACTTTGGTGACTGCGCGCTTAGAGAAAAATTTGCTTTGGTCCGGGGTTAGTAGATAACTAATTGTAAGCAAATTTTTCTATGCTCTTGAAAACGGCACCCCCGCCATGCTTACAGCGTGAAAGTATCTGTTCTTAATCTGATTAGCGTATTTTGATTTCCAATCCCAGCGAAGTGACGTAAATTTCGGGGGTCCGCCGGATTCGCGCGAGACTTTGACAGGCACCCCCCTTTCAGGGCCGCTCGCACCGTTCAGCGTTGGAGAGTAGGAAAGAGAACCGCTCGCTTTGTGATCAAAACCCTTCATGGCGGGAGCCTGCCAAGTCCCTTTCCTTTTATCCGCGTAAATCCGTATTAAATCTGCGAGAATCCTATTCTATGAAATCTGTTGGCGAAATTCTAAAGAAAACACGTAAAAAACAAGGTTATTCTCTTTTAGAAGTTTCAGAAGAATTAAAAATCCACCCCCGGTTCCTAAAGGCGTTGGAAAGCGGGGATTATAATGTTTTTGCACACACTTTGCATGCAAAGGGTTTTTTGAAAAACTATGCCGATTTTTTGGGATTAAATGTTTCTGAGGTTTTAGCTTTTTGGCGGCGTGAATATAAAGATTTTTCTGAGGAACCTGAAATTTGTGATGTTACTAAGCCTTTGGATCAACCTAGGGTTGTAATAACTCCAAAGAAACTTATTGCCTTTATATCTGCTTTCTTTGTGTTGGGGTTTTTAGCTTATGTCTTTTGGCAATACCGGTCTATTGCTGGTCCTCCGCGTTTGGAGGTGGTGGTACCCAAGCAAGATATGATAGTTTCGGAACCGCAAATAACTTTAAAGGGAAGTGCGGATCCAGCAGCCACACTTACTATTAACGGTCAGGAAGTTTTGTTGGGTGATGATGGTAGGTTTGCTTTTGATTATGTTCTTTCTGATGGTCCTAACACTTTGACCTTTACTGCAGTGAATGAGTTTGGAAAAGAAGCAGAGGTTACCCGTACTCTCATTTATGATCGTCCTAGGGATGTGACTTTGCCGCCTCCCGCATCAACGCCATCAGCTACTCCATCTGCTGAGCAAGAATCTACACCTTCTGCAATACCGGAGATGGATAGCGAATAGATGCGGATAAGAAAGGAGGACTCTATCATTCTGATAGATTGGGGTTCCGGAGTGACGGTTAATTGGTAATTGTTAACTGTTGATGGTTAGTAGCTGGTGTGTTTTTAAAACAAGAACTCGTTGACAGTGAGATGAATGTTTTTTAAACTGGAGGGAGGACTGCCCATGGACACTAACACGCTTCTAATACTCATAATAGGTCTTCTTACCTGCAACCTTCTTTTTGTGGGTGTTTATATTGTTTTGGTTCTCAAAGAAGTCCGAAAATCAATAAAGCAGCTTAATGTTATTTTGGAGAATGTGGCAGAAGTTTCGGAATCTGTTTCTCGACCTTTGATTGGGGTTTCCAGTGCAGTTACAGGTATTGTAGAGGGTTTTAATCTTTTTCAGAAACTTAGATCCCTTGGCAGTCGAGATGCTTTGGAGGGAAAGGAGGTGTCCAATGAGCAATAACAATTCGGGAGAGAGTTTTGTAAAAGGACTTTTCATTGGTGCCCTTGGTGGTGCTATTTTGGGTGTTCTTTTTGCGCCGGATGAGGGTAGGGAAACGCGGAGAAAGCTTAAAGAAAAAGGCGAGGAGATCCAGAAAAAGGCAGAGCCATTTGTTGAAGAAGCGCGTGAAAGTGTAAAAAAAATAGCAGAAGACTTGGAGACTGCGTCAGGTCCGGCGAAAGAAGAAGCAAAAAAGAAATTGAAAGATTTGGAAGGAGAAATAGCTAAAACCAAGAAAAGATTTTTTAAAGGTGTGTAGAGCTTCCTCTAATTCTGTTTTTTTCTAGGCTCAGATAGAAAGATAGATGTTTGGTTAGTTTTGTCCTCAAAGCTTGCAACCACCGCTTTTTTCCGTTATTCTTAAGAACACAGTGACAGCTAGAGAATTGATTGAAAAGTATATTTCCTTTTTTGAGGCGCGTGGTCATGTTGAGATTGCTGGGGCTTCCTTAGTACCAGAAAATGATCCTTCTGCACTTTTTATCTCTGCTGGTATGCACCCTCTAATTCCCTTCTTGTTGGGAGAAGAACACCCTGCTGGTAAGCGCTTAGTTAGCTTACAAAAATGTATTCGAACAAATGATATTGAGCAAGTAGGTGACGGGTTTCATCATACCTTCTTCTTAATGCTTGGAAACTGGTCTTTGGGTGATTATTTTAAAAAAGAGGCAATCTCTTTTAGTTTTGAATTTCTTACTTCTTCTGAGTGGTTAGGGTTAGCTCCGGAAAGGTTGTATGTTTCTGTTTTTGCTGGTGATGAGACTGCTTCCCGGGATAAGGAGTCAATTAAGTATTGGAAGTTAGAATTTAAGAAAGTAGGGATTAAGGCTGAGGTGGGTGAGAGGATATTCTTCTTTGGAAAAGAAGAAAACTGGTGGGGACCTGTAGGTGATACAGGACCTTGCGGACCTGATACAGAAATATTTTATGATATAGGCAAAGACCATTGTGGTCCTAATTGCGATCCCTCTTGTCAATGTGGGAAATATATTGAAATTTGGAATGATGTGTTTATGGAATTTAAAAGAATCCGCCGGTTGGCGGACCGCAAACCGCAAACCGTGAACCGTGAACCGCAAGATAAAGAGCGGAAGGCGGAGAGCGGTTCGCGGAATGCCGATTACGAATATGTTCCTTTAGAGCAGAAAAATGTAGATACGGGGATGGGTGTAGCTAGGGTTGTTGCAGTTACTAGCGGCTACGCAGATGATGATTATAAAACCGACCTTTTCCACCCTATTATTTCCAAGATTGAAGACTTGTCTGGTAAAGAATACCAGCAATTAGAAGTTAACAATGAACAATCGTTAGTTAGTTCAATGCGCATTATTGCTGATCATGTACGGGCAGCTGTTTTTGCTATCAGTGATGGTGTAGTACCTTCAAATACAGATCGAGGTTACGTGGTTAGGCGACTAATTCGCCGTGCTGTTCGTCATGGACATGCTTTAAACATCCAAGATAGCTTTTTGGGGCAAGTTGCAGAGGTTGTAATTGAGAATTATAAGGATCTTTTTCCTGGGTTGGAAAGTGAGGAGGAAACAATACTTACTGAGATTTCCGATGAGGAAAAAAGATTTGGTAAGGTTTTGCGGAGAGGTTTGAAGCATTTTGAAAAGTTGGTTGAACAAAAAGTTGGTGATGAAACGCTGCCGCACCTGCCTGCCGGCAAGGCAGGTTCCCCAGCCCCTGGGGCTGCGGCCAAAGAAGCCCCAGGGGCTTCTCCTGCGCTGGGCGAGCGAATTACCGGGGAAGAAGCCTTCGACCTTTACCAAACATATGGGTTTCCGTTGGAGTTAACCAAAGAGCTGGCAGAGGAAAGGGGTTTAGCGGTTGATAGAAAGGGGTTTGAAGAGGCCTACAAAAAGCACCAAGAGAAATCCCGTTCTGGTGCAGATAAGAAATTTAGTGGGGGTTTGGTAAGTGAATCTGAAGAAGTTATAAAACTGCATACAGCTACCCATCTTTTGCACGAAGCTCTGCGCCAGGTATTGGGTGCTCATGTAAAGCAGGAAGGGTCGAACATTACTCCCCAAAGATTGCGGTTCGATTTTTCCCATCCAAAAGCAATGACGGAGGAGGAGATTGGAGAAGTCGAAGCTCTAGTTAATGAAAAAATAGAGGAAGATTTGCCCGTGCGGAAAGAGACCATGTCATTAGAGGAGGCAAGGGAGCGGGGTGCTTTAGCGTTTTTTACAGATAAATATGGAGATGAGGTGAAAGTTTATTCTATTGGCGGATTTTCAAAAGAAGTTTGCGCTGGTCCTCATGTTGATTCTACCGGGAAACTTGGTAAATTTGAGATAATAAAGGAAGAATCTGTGGGTCGCGGTAAACGGAGAATCCGTGCTATACTGAAAAAGGATTAGCTTGAACTTGTTAATCAACTATTGCAAATTATTAGTTTAAAGCGCTATTGAAGTTATGTTTCCTGCCATAAATTTATTTAAAAGTAAGTCCTCCACTCCCTGTTATCTTTCTCTAGATGTTGGTTCTGGTTCTTGTAAAGCCCTTTCTTTTTCCTGTGTTGTTTTGGAGGGAGAAAGTGAGGAACGGAAAAGGATAAAAGCTTTAGGAGCGGGTAGTGTTTCCCAGAACTCTTCCGAGATGAGTATGGGTGTACCGGCGGATATTAAGGCGGTGACTAATCATATTGGAGATGCGGTAGACGAGGCTACTCTTCCTCTGGAGGGACTGAAAATTAAGAACAGAATTTTAGGGCTTTCAGGAGAGATGATTTCTTTCCTTACTACTAGAATGCGTTTAACTAGGGCAAATCCGGATAAGCCCATTTCAAAAAAAGAGATTGCCCGAATAGAAAGGAAAGCGCAACAAGCTGCATTTCTTGAGGCGCATAAGGAGTTGGCAGCAAGAAAAGGTTACCAAGACCTTGATTTAGAAATAGTAGATTCAGCAATAACCGGAGTGGAGGTTGATGGGTTTCCTGCTACTGAGCCTGAGGGATTTAAGGGAGAGAAGGTGGAGCTTTCCTATTTTAATTCTTTTGCTCCTCAGGACCGACTCTATACTTTGGAATCTATTCTTCGTAATTTGAAACTCAAACCACAATTGGTCACAGCTAGTATGTATGCACTTTTACATGCTTTATTGGAAAATTCTCCCAGTACAGGAGTTTCATCTGTTTTGATAGATATGGGAGCGGATAAAACAGATGTGGGTGTTGTTTTTGATAGTTCTATAGTTTCTAATCGCACACTTCCTATTGGTGGCCGGGATTTTACAGAGGCTATCGCGCATAGTTTGGAAATTTCTTTTTCTGAAGCTGAAGGATTGAAACGCAATTATAGTGAAGATGGTGATGATAACGCTAGGATTCAGAGTGCGGTTGCTGATGTTTTAGAGGTGTGGTCACAGGGATTAATAGATGCATTAATGAATATTAAGGAGGTGAAAGCGTTTCCACCTCAAGTTAATATTTATGGTGGTGGTGCGGAATTTAAGGTAGTGTTAGAGCATTTGAGATCTCTGTCTTGGAAACAGAATTTGCCGTTTCACAGCGATCCGCGCGTAAGTATTCTTAGGCCAGAGGATTTTGATTTTTTTGAGGATGAAACAGGTCAAGTAAGTAAGTCTGATTGGGTTGTACCTGTTGTTTTGAGTTGGTTTGGTTGTAAGGTTCTTTAGTGTTTTGTTAGGTTGTTTGGTTTAGCTTATGGCTAATATAACTCTTTCTGAAAAGCCAAATATCGTGTCTGTTCTAGAACAAGTAAAGGAGGCTTCTGCTTCTGAAGTGAAGCTTCTATTGCCTAAAGATACTAGTTATTGGAATGTTCTTGCGCTAAAGACTCTTTCCAGACAGGCGAAGGCTTATGGCAAAGAGTTGAAATTCGTAGCCCAAAATGAGCAGGGAAAGAGCTTGTTAGCTGCATTTCGAGGGGAACTACCATCGGCAAGAGGTGTGAAAGCAGCGAGTCCTTCTATTTTGGACCAAGTCCTTATATTTTTTCAAGTTGCGCGATGGAAGGTTTTAGCTATTTTTGGTGGTTTGGTTTTATTTGTGGTTGCGGTTGTGTTTGTGACGCTTTTTTACCTTTCTGAAGCAATAGTTACTGTTAACTTTAATACTTCTCCTCTAGTAAAGACAGCTGCTGTTAGTCTTGATCCTCAGGTTTCTGCACCAGAGATAGAGGGTATGGTTATTCCTGCAATTTCTGTAGATGTTCAGGAATCAGGGGTGTACGAAGTTGAGACTACAGGAGAAAAGGAAGTTGGAACTAAAGCAGAAGGGACAATAACAGCTTACAATTATGATACCAGTAATTCTAAGAGTTTTTCTGAGGATGACGAATTGATTACAGAAGAGGAAGGGCTTCGGTTTTTGTTAAATGAATCTATTGAAGTTGAGGAAGCTTCAGCTAGTGCGGAAGGCGCCGATAGGCTTATTAGTCCCGGAACTACAGAGGTTAAGGTTACAGCGGAGAAGATTGGGAGCAGTTACAACATTGCGAAGGGTACTAACCTTTATTTTGAAAGTTTGGATGATGATTTTTGGGATGATGTTTATGCGCGGGCTGCTGAAGATTTTTCTGGAGGGGAAAGTAGAACAGTTTCTGTGGCTACAGTCCAAGACCAAGAGCAGCTACTTGCTGAGGGGTTAGAGCAGATTAAGTCTAAGTGTTCGGAAAGTCTTTCTGGCAAGCTTTTAGAAGATCAGAAGTTAACAGGGAAAGCAGTAGTGGCAACTCCCCTGGAGCAAAGCTATACTCCCGCTATAGGCGAAGAGGCAGATAACTTGAGCCTATCTTTGAAAGTTAGGTGTAGTACTCTTGCTTATTCTGGAGGAGATTTAAACGATGTGTGGCAGGGTAGGCTTGCAGGTTTAGTTCCGGAAGGATTTGAGCTAAGAGATGATGATTTGGAGGTAAGTATCCTTACTGTTGAAAGGCCTCCGGAAGCACAAGGGCTTGTACTTCAGACAGAGGTTGAGACTAAGTTGGCTCCAAAAGTAGATGAAGAAAAAATTAGGGAAGATTTAGTTGGGAGATCTTTTTCTGATTTAGATGCTTATTTTTCAACCCTGCCAGATATTAATTCTTATGAATTGCAACTCAAGCCCCCAATTATTCCTGGAATATTGGGGAGATTTCCCCTTAATAAAGATAGAATACATGTTATTTTTGGGGATAATTCCTAGATTTTATTTTTTTCCTCGCGAGAATTCAAAACCCTTTCCTTCCCTTAGTAAGTCTGTTTTGATTAGCTTGTCAATTAATCTTAGTGACTTTGCTGAGGATTGTTTTAGAGCATTGCTCATTTGAGCAATAGTGTTGTCGGAGACTTTAAGTGATTCTTTAATTTTGCTGTAGGAAGTATCACGACGTAGTTCTTTTAGAATAGCTAGCCTTTTGCCTATTCGTTCTTTTTCGGTGGGGGAAAGAAGAAGGTTTAGAAGAATTCGGCTTTTTTCTGGGTCCTGGATAGAGGCAAAAGCTTCCCCTAATTGGGTGATTAGTATTCTTTGTAGCCTTTCTTTTTCTGGTGTTATAGAATTCATTCGTTTTCTACTTTATAGACTAGATCGCCCTCTCTAACCCTGTTTTCTACTTTTAATCCCACCGCATCCCCAGCTGAAGCCTCTTTAACTGGCTCCTTGTTTGCTTGCATAGAACCCACTTCTTGAGTGAAATCTGTAGTTGCGCCTTGAATGTGAATCTTGTCTCCTATTTTTAGTGTATCGGACAATTCCAAGACACCCACTCCAATATTGGTGTAGTAGTGTGTAATTTCTCCAACTTTAGTTTCCAAGATGTTCTTCACCTCCTTTATTAAGAGTAAGAGCAGATTTAAATAAATGTGTGGTAGGCATGTTTACATTGAGCAGGGTCAACATGAGGATAAACCTAACCTAATTTTAAAGTTAATGATGATAAATGTCAACCCCACAGTATTTTTTAAGTAGTTGTATATCTTAGACTCAAGCCACATGTTAGAATAAATAAGCAGTGTTACTAGGAATTGATTGGGGGAAAAGACGTATGGGAGTAGCTTATTCCAGTGGTAAGGTGGCTTCACCTTTGAAGGTTCTTGTGGTTAGGAATAAGTCGGAAGCAGTTGATGCGGTGATTAATCTTTGTGAGGAGCTAAGTGTTGATAAAGTAGTGGTAGGTGTGCCGTTAGATTCTGAAGGCAACGAAACTGAACAAGCAAGGGAAATAAAAGAATTTGGAAAAATGCTGAGGAGGGATGGGGAGATGGAGGTTGTTTTTTGGAATGAGGCCCTTACCTCTAAGCAAGCTTTGTGGGGAAAAATTAGAAGTGGTCAGGGCAAAAAAAAGCGGAAAGACTTAGATGCAACTTCAGCTGCTTACATTTTGCAGAGCTATTTAGATTCTCGTACTTCATCCTAACAATAAATTAGTTTATTAATATTTAAAAAGTCCGGGCGAGATATTATGAAGTATCTTTTGATTGCGGATATTCATGGCAATAATACTGCTTTGAAGGCTGTTTTTGAAAATGCAACAAGTTTTGATGAGGTATTGGTATTGGGTGATTTTGTTGGTTACGGACCTAGACCAAATAAGTGTGTGGAAACTATTCAGCAACACAAGATTCGTGCTGTGAAAGGTAATCACGATGCTGCTGTTTTGGGGAACATAGACCTTTCATGGTTCAATACTGCTACTCGTGACGCACTTGAGATAACTCAGAAGTTGCTTTCCAGAAAGACTTGGTTGTTTTTAAAGAAACTGCCTTTAACACGTGTAATTGATAATCAGCTTACACTTGTTCACGGCAGTCCCCGAAAACCTCTAACTGAGTACATCAGGGGTGAATATTCAGTTAAAGCTAATGTGGGCTATTTAAGTACTTTTATTACGTTAGTAGGGCACACCCATGTTCCTACAGTTTATGAAAATTCAGATAACAATATTAAGAAATTGAGAACAGCCGACATTAAATTGGACTCAGACTCACAGTATATTGTAAACCCAGGTAGTGTCGGTCAACCTCGAGACGGAGATCCCAGAGCTAGTTATGCTTTGCTAGATTTGGATTCTGACAAGTTGATTTTTAAGCGAGTTACATATGATATCCAAAGTGTTCAAAAAGAAATGCGTAGCCTTGGGTTTCCCAACCCTCTGCAAAGGCGCCTTTCCCATGGAATTTAGGTAGAAAGGGGCCCCACTTTCAATTTAGTGTTGTTGATGATTAGCGGGGCCCCCTTCTAAGACTTTCTAGTGGTCGTTGAAGAGCTGCCCAATGGGCTAGGAACTTAAAGTCTTCTTCTCGAATTTTGCCTGAGTAATATAAACGACACTGGATTTGCAGGCTTTTCTTTCTCCTTTCTTTTGTTTTTGAGAGTTTTATACACTCTTCGCAAAGTTTTATTAGGCGTGCTCGTGTACCTGGTAGCTTTTTTAGGTCAATCACATTTCCTCCAAGTCGTATTTTTAGGGCGTGTTTGGGTGCGCGTGCTCCTTATCTTACTAGATAAAACGGGTTTATGCACTTTTGTCACAGGAGTTAGATTTGCTAGGATTAAGGAGTTACATATAAATCTACTTATTTAGTTGGATGCTCCAGTGAAGGAGCTGCTTTGGGGAAAGGGTTTGCAGCCTGTTTTATGAGTTTTGGCAAGGGTACAGTTTAGTTGAGAAAGAGTAAGATGCTAAAGATTGTTTGGTCCGAGGAATATTTAAAATATAAGTTTGGTCCTAATCATCCTTTTTGGCCGGAACGGGGACGAGTTTTTCTTGATCTGATTGATGAAGCTGGGCTTAGGTATGATCTAGCGGAACCGGAAAAAGCTAGTGATAGCGATGTTCTTCTTGTTCATGTACAAGGTTATTTGGATGGGGTTAAGAAATTGTATCAAGAAGGAGGGAGCCTTTCTCCTGATACCCCACTTTATTCAGGTGTTTTGGAAGCTGCTTACTATTCTGTGGGGGGTTCGATTCTTGCTGCTCGTTTAGCTCTTTCTGGTGAGAAAGTTATTAATCCTCTTGGAGGTTGGCACCATGCAAAGACAGCTCGCGGTGGGGGTTTTTGTATCTTTGCTGATCACGCAATTGCAATTCGAAAGTTGCAACAAGAAAGTGTTATTGAAAAAGCAATGGTTTTTGATTTGGATGCACATGCAGGAAATGGTACCCAAGAAATTTTTTATAGCGATCCTGCGGTTTTTAATATTTCACTGCATCAAGATCCACACACTTTATATCCTGGAACTGGGTTTGCTCACCAACGTGGACAAGGAGAGGGTAAGGGCTTCAATCTTAATGTCCCACTTTCTCCCGGAGCAACGGGGTCTAGGTATCTAGAAGAGTTGGACAGTGTTTTACCGTTACGGGGAGAATATCAGCCGGATTTGACGTTTCTTATTTTGGGAGTGGATACTTATAAGGAAGATCCTTTAACTCAGTTGGGTTTGGAAGAGGATGATTACTTTAAGATTGGAAAACGGTTTAATGAGTTTCGGAATCTGGCTGTA comes from the Patescibacteria group bacterium genome and includes:
- a CDS encoding helix-turn-helix domain-containing protein, coding for MKSVGEILKKTRKKQGYSLLEVSEELKIHPRFLKALESGDYNVFAHTLHAKGFLKNYADFLGLNVSEVLAFWRREYKDFSEEPEICDVTKPLDQPRVVITPKKLIAFISAFFVLGFLAYVFWQYRSIAGPPRLEVVVPKQDMIVSEPQITLKGSADPAATLTINGQEVLLGDDGRFAFDYVLSDGPNTLTFTAVNEFGKEAEVTRTLIYDRPRDVTLPPPASTPSATPSAEQESTPSAIPEMDSE
- a CDS encoding YtxH domain-containing protein; this encodes MSNNNSGESFVKGLFIGALGGAILGVLFAPDEGRETRRKLKEKGEEIQKKAEPFVEEARESVKKIAEDLETASGPAKEEAKKKLKDLEGEIAKTKKRFFKGV
- a CDS encoding alanine--tRNA ligase-related protein is translated as MTARELIEKYISFFEARGHVEIAGASLVPENDPSALFISAGMHPLIPFLLGEEHPAGKRLVSLQKCIRTNDIEQVGDGFHHTFFLMLGNWSLGDYFKKEAISFSFEFLTSSEWLGLAPERLYVSVFAGDETASRDKESIKYWKLEFKKVGIKAEVGERIFFFGKEENWWGPVGDTGPCGPDTEIFYDIGKDHCGPNCDPSCQCGKYIEIWNDVFMEFKRIRRLADRKPQTVNREPQDKERKAESGSRNADYEYVPLEQKNVDTGMGVARVVAVTSGYADDDYKTDLFHPIISKIEDLSGKEYQQLEVNNEQSLVSSMRIIADHVRAAVFAISDGVVPSNTDRGYVVRRLIRRAVRHGHALNIQDSFLGQVAEVVIENYKDLFPGLESEEETILTEISDEEKRFGKVLRRGLKHFEKLVEQKVGDETLPHLPAGKAGSPAPGAAAKEAPGASPALGERITGEEAFDLYQTYGFPLELTKELAEERGLAVDRKGFEEAYKKHQEKSRSGADKKFSGGLVSESEEVIKLHTATHLLHEALRQVLGAHVKQEGSNITPQRLRFDFSHPKAMTEEEIGEVEALVNEKIEEDLPVRKETMSLEEARERGALAFFTDKYGDEVKVYSIGGFSKEVCAGPHVDSTGKLGKFEIIKEESVGRGKRRIRAILKKD
- a CDS encoding cell division FtsA domain-containing protein, yielding MFPAINLFKSKSSTPCYLSLDVGSGSCKALSFSCVVLEGESEERKRIKALGAGSVSQNSSEMSMGVPADIKAVTNHIGDAVDEATLPLEGLKIKNRILGLSGEMISFLTTRMRLTRANPDKPISKKEIARIERKAQQAAFLEAHKELAARKGYQDLDLEIVDSAITGVEVDGFPATEPEGFKGEKVELSYFNSFAPQDRLYTLESILRNLKLKPQLVTASMYALLHALLENSPSTGVSSVLIDMGADKTDVGVVFDSSIVSNRTLPIGGRDFTEAIAHSLEISFSEAEGLKRNYSEDGDDNARIQSAVADVLEVWSQGLIDALMNIKEVKAFPPQVNIYGGGAEFKVVLEHLRSLSWKQNLPFHSDPRVSILRPEDFDFFEDETGQVSKSDWVVPVVLSWFGCKVL
- a CDS encoding Trp family transcriptional regulator, yielding MNSITPEKERLQRILITQLGEAFASIQDPEKSRILLNLLLSPTEKERIGKRLAILKELRRDTSYSKIKESLKVSDNTIAQMSNALKQSSAKSLRLIDKLIKTDLLREGKGFEFSRGKK
- a CDS encoding EF-Tu/IF-2/RF-3 family GTPase; translated protein: METKVGEITHYYTNIGVGVLELSDTLKIGDKIHIQGATTDFTQEVGSMQANKEPVKEASAGDAVGLKVENRVREGDLVYKVENE
- the ruvX gene encoding Holliday junction resolvase RuvX; this translates as MLLGIDWGKRRMGVAYSSGKVASPLKVLVVRNKSEAVDAVINLCEELSVDKVVVGVPLDSEGNETEQAREIKEFGKMLRRDGEMEVVFWNEALTSKQALWGKIRSGQGKKKRKDLDATSAAYILQSYLDSRTSS
- a CDS encoding metallophosphoesterase family protein, translating into MKYLLIADIHGNNTALKAVFENATSFDEVLVLGDFVGYGPRPNKCVETIQQHKIRAVKGNHDAAVLGNIDLSWFNTATRDALEITQKLLSRKTWLFLKKLPLTRVIDNQLTLVHGSPRKPLTEYIRGEYSVKANVGYLSTFITLVGHTHVPTVYENSDNNIKKLRTADIKLDSDSQYIVNPGSVGQPRDGDPRASYALLDLDSDKLIFKRVTYDIQSVQKEMRSLGFPNPLQRRLSHGI
- a CDS encoding histone deacetylase family protein; this encodes MLKIVWSEEYLKYKFGPNHPFWPERGRVFLDLIDEAGLRYDLAEPEKASDSDVLLVHVQGYLDGVKKLYQEGGSLSPDTPLYSGVLEAAYYSVGGSILAARLALSGEKVINPLGGWHHAKTARGGGFCIFADHAIAIRKLQQESVIEKAMVFDLDAHAGNGTQEIFYSDPAVFNISLHQDPHTLYPGTGFAHQRGQGEGKGFNLNVPLSPGATGSRYLEELDSVLPLRGEYQPDLTFLILGVDTYKEDPLTQLGLEEDDYFKIGKRFNEFRNLAVLFAGGYSKKTPELWLNFIRGLMLK